From the genome of Nakamurella flavida:
TGTCATGTGGGTCTCACCTTGTTGTCCGCGGCGTAGCCATCCCGTTATCGTTCCGTGACGAAAGCCGGGATGAGGACCTCCCGGGTGCAGCACGCATCGATCCGCCGCGCCGGTTCATCCCGGCCGCGGTCGACCGTGCCGAACCGACATCGACCGCCCACGGGGCGGTCCGATCGCGCCCTGGGCGCCCGGGCGCACCCTCCCCCTCTGCCCGGACAAGACGACGTTCGGATGACGACTTGACCCAGCACGACCCCGCCCTGCCCGAGGCCGCCGAGATCATCGGGACCGCCGACACCACCGAGGCCGCGCAGACTCCGGAGAACGGCACCGAGGCGCAGGACACCCCCGCCGCCCGTCGCTCGTTCCGCAAGCCCCTGCTGATCGGCGCCGCCGCCCTCGCCGTCGTGCTGGCCGCCACCGGCGGGACCGTCCTCTCGCTGCAGAAGACCGTCGCGATCAGCGTCGACGGCCAGGTGCAGCAGGTCTCCACCCTGTCCGGCTCGGTCGCCGGAGCACTCGACTCCGCCGGTCTCACCCTCGGCGAGCACGATCAGCTCGCCCCCGCCGGCGCGACCACCATCTACGACGGCTCGCAGATCACCGTCGCCCGTGGCCGGCTGCTGACCCTGACCATCGACGGGCAGACCCGCCAGGTCTGGACCACCGCTCCCACCGTCGAGCGCGCCCTGGTCGAGCTCGGCCAGGATCCGGCCGGACTTCAGTTGTCCGCCAACCGGTCCCGCGAGATCCCGCTGGACGGGCTGGCCGTGCACGCGCAGACGCTGCACACCGTCACCCTCACCGATCGCGGAGCCGCCGCGGCCGCCGTCACCTCCACCGCCACCACCGTCGGCGACCTGCTCGCCGAGCAGGGCATCACCCTGGCCGCCGCCGACCGGGTCACCCCCGATGTCGCCACCCCGGTGAGCGAGGGTCTGACCGTCTCCGTCATCACCCTGCCCACGGTCGCGCTGACCGTCGGCACCGACCCGCTGACGGCGATCCCGACCGACGCGGCCACCGTCGCCGACGTCCTCGCCGGCGCCGGGGTGACCCTGTCGCCGACCGACACCGTCACCCCCGACCCGGCCACCCCGGTCGCCGACGGCCTGCCGATCGTCGTCACCCGCATCCAGGTCGCCGACTCCGTGCAGACCCGCGAGGTCGCCCAGCCCGCCGATGTCGTCGAGAAGGACAGCTCGCTGGCCGACGGCACCACGAAGGTCACCCAGCAGGGTCGGCCGGGGTCGGTCGACGTCACCGTGCGCGTCGTCACCACCAACGGTGTCGCCGGCGCCCCGCAGGACATCGCCAGCACCACCACCGTCGAGGCCCTGGCCACGGTGACCAAGCAGGGGACCAAGAAGGCCCCCGCGCCGGCCGCCGCCGCGTCGTCGTCCTCGTCCAGCCGTTCCGCCGCCCCGGCGCCGGCCTCCTCCGGCAGCTCGGGGGTCAACTGGGACGCCATCGCGCGCTGCGAGTCGACCAACAACTGGTCGATCAACACCGGCAACGGCTACTACGGCGGCCTGCAGTTCGACATCTCGACCTGGATGAGTGCCGGTGGTGGCGCGTACGCGTCCCGCCCGGACCTGGCCACCCGGGAGCAGCAGATCGCCGTGGCGGAGAACCTGTACGCCTCCCGGGGGCTCTCCCCGTGGGCGTGCGCCGGCGCCAACGGCTGAGCCGACCGCGACACCGGAGGACCCCGCACCCCGCTCAGGGGGCGGGGTCCATCGTCGTTCTCCCGGGGTGGTGTCGCGCCCAGCGGTGGCACAGTCGGTGACCACGTCCCGGAATGCGAGGTCCGGGTGGGTGAACGGACCGGTCGGACGATGGCCGACGTCACGTTGCGCGCTCAACATCTCCCCGTTACTGTTTCGTGATAACAGCCGGGATGGGGAAGATCTCGGGTGTGTGGGGGCAGACGGAGTTCGTGACAGCACCGGTCGATCGTCGGACCGGTGGTCGGCGGACGGATCGTCTGCCCTTCTCCGTGTCTGCTGCCGGCCGGTCGTCCGTGAGGTCACCCGGGGGCTGCGGTCGTGCGGTGCCCACACCCCTGCCCGGAGCACGTCCGAGAATCGGAGTGTCGTCAGCTTGCCCAGCACCACGGACCTGATCAACGAACCCGCCGGGAACGACGGGGCCGCCGCCGATGCGGGACGCCACCGCGCCGGCCGGCCCACCCGCCGCCGCATCGTGCTGGTCGCCGCGGCCACCGTCCTGGGCCTGGCCGCCGTGGGTGGCGGTTCCGCCGCCGCCCTGTCCAAGACGGTCACCATCACCGTCGACGGGCAGGAGCGCTCCGTGACCACCCTCGCGGGGTCGGTCCAGGGCGCGTTGACCTCGGCCGGTCTGACGGTCGGCGAGCACGACGTCATCGCCCCGGCGCCGGCCACCGCGCTGTCCGACGGTGCCCAGGTGTCCGTGCAGCGCGCCCGGCTCGTGCAGCTCACTCTGGACGGCCAGGAGCGGGACGTCTGGACCACGGCCACCACCGTCGAGGCGGCGTTGACCCAGCTCGGCCAGAACCCGGCCGACCTCCAGCTGTCCGCGGACCGCTCCCGCGAGATCCCGGTCGAGGGCATCACCCTCACCGCCCAGGAGGTGCACGAGGTCACCCTGACCGACGGCGCCGAGCCGCTCCGCACGGTGCGCGCCACCGCCCGTACCGTCGCCGACCTACTCACCGACCAGGGCATCG
Proteins encoded in this window:
- a CDS encoding resuscitation-promoting factor — encoded protein: MTQHDPALPEAAEIIGTADTTEAAQTPENGTEAQDTPAARRSFRKPLLIGAAALAVVLAATGGTVLSLQKTVAISVDGQVQQVSTLSGSVAGALDSAGLTLGEHDQLAPAGATTIYDGSQITVARGRLLTLTIDGQTRQVWTTAPTVERALVELGQDPAGLQLSANRSREIPLDGLAVHAQTLHTVTLTDRGAAAAAVTSTATTVGDLLAEQGITLAAADRVTPDVATPVSEGLTVSVITLPTVALTVGTDPLTAIPTDAATVADVLAGAGVTLSPTDTVTPDPATPVADGLPIVVTRIQVADSVQTREVAQPADVVEKDSSLADGTTKVTQQGRPGSVDVTVRVVTTNGVAGAPQDIASTTTVEALATVTKQGTKKAPAPAAAASSSSSSRSAAPAPASSGSSGVNWDAIARCESTNNWSINTGNGYYGGLQFDISTWMSAGGGAYASRPDLATREQQIAVAENLYASRGLSPWACAGANG